Proteins encoded in a region of the Podospora pseudopauciseta strain CBS 411.78 chromosome 6, whole genome shotgun sequence genome:
- a CDS encoding hypothetical protein (COG:S; EggNog:ENOG503PEDB), translating to MDSLPTGTASIGDQVYGSHDAKIPDISEQTKLFNGATVGKPDDKGKEKKKKKKKSKATKPTGFEEYYCEPVITPAEAWDEKNLIYSPDRSFVERIEEGIQRYRARRRLDAVRNQVFTQYLILGGVDATARQFQGADKLPDDLIRESTKGELRDMVSDDVIHRGGEGGGRFYHPASSEHWDVDFTGVVAGFMSHKVLDMSGGEMEMIWIASNTIQNFLKYLILHDVCPEHADDINRAIKLCDQAFEEIGLVSNALELVPGAFNRSVAALHCEEEDGDAISLLVDNKDLDRNHALHTVALIATLVLPTLGGSSTPNVNAMEVTNPIERTFEITSITPPTKEMRQRVAVVSEHLRKSNPSAPAIQACGTMQGHPVIVLDGWDVTDKLTDEEAKEESSFILEELILEQLRVGMKLTIGVSTCTFPGGGTFKVVRYVKGIKPSFYTFLPQDLMRYWKEPVPNERPGPSIHDRHDLLELAVGEDEADD from the exons ATGGACTCCTTGCCGACAGGCACCGCCTCGATCGGCGACCAGGTCTACGGGAGCCATGATGCCAAGATCCCGGATATCTCTGAACAGACAAAGCTATTCAATGGAGCAACGGTGGGCAAGCCTGacgacaagggcaaggagaagaagaagaagaaaaagaaatctAAGGCCACCAAGCCGACCGGGTTTGAGG AGTATTACTGCGAGCCGGTGATAACTCCCGCCGAGGCATGGGACGAGAAGAATCTGATTTATTCTCCCGACCGTTCCTTTGTGGAGCGCATCGAAGAGGGCATCCAACGGTACCGTGCCCGGCGCCGCCTGGATGCCGTCCGAAACCAAGTCTTTACTCAGTACCTCATTCTTGGCGGTGTCGATGCCACTGCTCGCCAGTTCCAGGGGGCGGATAAGCTGCCTGATGACCTGATCCGGGAGTCTACCAAGGGCGAGCTGAGGGACATGGTGTCGGATGATGTGATTCAtcgtgggggggagggtggtggtcggtTCTATCATCCGGCCAGTTCTGAGCATTGGGATGTGGACTTTACGGGGGTTGTAGCTGGGTTCAT GTCTCACAAAGTCCTTGACATGTCTGGCGGCGAGATGGAAATGATCTGGATCGCCTCGAACACCATCCAGAATTTTCTCAAGTATCTGATCCTCCATGATGTCTGCCCCGAGCACGCCGACGATATCAACAGAGCCATCAAGCTTTGTGACCAAGCCTTTGAGGAGATTGGTCTCGTGAGCAACGCTTTGGAACTGGTTCCGGGTGCCTTCAACCGCTCGGTTGCGGCACTCCActgcgaggaagaggacggcGATGCTatttctcttcttgttgacaACAAGGATCTTGACCGCAACCATGCCCTCCACACCGTGGCTCTCATCGCGACTTTGGTCCTACCCACTCTTGGTGGTAGCAGCACGCCCAATGTCAACGCTATGGAGGTGACCAACCCTATCGAGCGCACCTTTGAGATCACATCCATCACCCCACCCACAAAAGAGATGCGTCAAAGGGTAGCCGTCGTCAGCGAGCACCTCAGAAAGTCCAACCCATCCGCCCCTGCCATCCAGGCCTGTGGCACAATGCAAGGTCACCCAGTTATTGTCCTAGACGGGTGGGACGTCACTGACAAGCTCACCGATGAAGAAGCCAAGGAGGAGTCCTCGTTTATTCTTGAAGAGCTGATTCTTGAGCAGCTGAGGGTGGGCATGAAGCTGACGATTGGGGTTTCGACTTGCACTTTTCCTGGGGGTGGGACCTTCAAGGTGGTTCGCTATGTCAAGGGAATCAAGCCGAGCTTTTATACGTTCTTGCCACAGGATTTGATGAGGTATTGGAAGGAGCCGGTGCCGAATGAGAGACCTGGGCCTAGTATTCATGATAGGCATGATTTGCTTGAGTTGGcggtgggtgaggatgaggcggaTGATTGA
- a CDS encoding hypothetical protein (COG:S; EggNog:ENOG503P756) yields the protein MCSTDLFLGILAILFPPLPVWVKRGICSADSLINILLLCLGFIPGLIHAWYIIAKYPDIPYDYDYQAPSNAEHGRVYVFVHDNNHRQGHPHQGQPRLQNQQPKAHPQPNYGTTAHNNNNHSSGHEEGVAPAAGPSSGGPPPSYAQVVAQGPGDHKVQTQD from the exons ATGTGCTCGACcgacctcttcctcggcatcctGGCCATCCTCTTTCCCCCGCTCCCAG TTTGGGTAAAGCGCGGAATTTGCTCTGCCGACTCCCTAATCAacatcctccttctctgcTTGGGTTTT ATCCCTGGCCTAATCCATGCCTGGTACATCATCGCCAAGTACCCCGACATCCCCTACGACTACGACTACCAAGCCCCCTCCAACGCCGAGCACGGCCGCGTCTACGTCTTTGTccacgacaacaaccaccgtcaaggccaccctcaccaaggTCAACCCCGTCTCCAAAACCAGCAACCCAAAGCCCATCCTCAGCCAAACTACGGCACCACagcccacaacaacaacaaccacagcagtGGCCACGAAGAGGGCGTCGCCCCTGCCGCTGGCCCCTCCTCAGGTGGTCCTCCCCCAAGTTACGCCCAGGTTGTCGCCCAAGGTCCCGGAGACCACAAGGTTCAGACCCAAGATTAG
- the PRP22 gene encoding DEAH-box ATP-dependent RNA helicase prp22 (EggNog:ENOG503NVRX; COG:A) translates to MDDLESLELLSLVSKITSELQNHLGVSEKTLAEFLIAQRLECDSLDGFKAKLASVGASDFPPSLVDSIDRLVRTMHPKFKGQQNRTNDDSSQRHDRSAEETTKVFKGLAIPDKEVEVEAIDDTFAILESLAPKPSNGNKERPPRKRSRTPDDRREDSRRKRKDRYRSRSRSRSRSPQRGRQRNDRYRDDDDSYRRPPPRDLDDTPQLNKVYDGHVTGVKDFGAFVNIHGVKGKVDGLVHISAFGQRVNHPEDVVTRGQNVKVKVVKIEGNRVGLSMKDIDQETGVDMAPQIRMGSGANMMALGGGPTGGNDPTGSFMATAIARQQKKRMTSPERWEIRQMIAAGIAKASDYPDLEEEYKSTLDGTGQMELEEDVDIEIRDEEPPFLAGQTKQSLELSPIRVVKAPDGSMNRAAMAGTNLAKERKEMKQQEAEEQQQKTKVDLSQWQDPMANPENRQFASDLRRRAQATQVESDSVPEWKRAVVPKDQPTGKRSDMTIKEQRESLPVFAFREQLINAVRENQVLIVVGETGSGKTTQLTQYLAEAGFTSNGIIGCTQPRRVAAVSVAKRVSEEVGCRLGEEVGYTIRFEDVTSPATKIKYMTDGMLEREILIDPELRRYSVIMLDEAHERTIATDVLFALLKKTMKSRKDLKVIVTSATLDADKFSEYFNACPIFTIPGRTFPVEILYSREPESDYLDAALTTVMQIHLSEPMGDILLFLTGQEEIDTSCEILFERMKALGPSVPELIILPVYSALPSEMQSRIFDPAPPGSRKVVIATNIAETSITIDHIYYVIDPGFVKQNAYDPKLGMDSLIVTPISQAQANQRAGRAGRTGPGKCFRLYTEAAYQSEMLPTTIPEIQRQNLSNTILMLKAMGINDLIRFDFMDPPPVNTMLTALEELYALGALDDEGLLTRLGRKMADFPMEPSLSKVLISSVDKGCSDEVVSIVAMLNLTTIFYRPKDKQNQADQKKAKFHDPHGDHLTLLNVYNSWKNHGFSPTWCHENFIQARSMRRAKDVRDQIVKIMNRHRHPIVSCGRETDRVRQALCSGFFRNTARKDPQEGYKTLTEGTPVYLHPSSALFGKQAEWVIYHTLVLTTREYMHFTTAIEPKWLIDAAPTFFKLAPTDKLSKRKAAERIQPLHNRYGGEDDWRLSTQKRGGRGGGGGGTWG, encoded by the exons ATGGACGACTTGGAGTCCCTCGAGCTGCTTTCGCTCGTTTCCAAGATCACGTCGGAATTGCAAAACCATCTAGGCGTTAGCGAAAAAACACTGGCCGAGTTCCTCATCGCCCAGCGCCTCGAATGCGATTCTCTCGATGGCTTCAAGGCCAAGCTGGCCTCGGTCGGTGCCAGCGATTTCCCGCCGAGTTTGGTCGATAGCATAGACAGGCTAGTCAGGACTATGCATCCAAAGTTCAAAGGACAACAGAACCGAACCAACGACGACAGCAGCCAGCGCCATGATCGATCCGCTGAAGAGACTACCAAGGTCTTCAAAGGGCTTGCGATTCCCGACAAGGAGGTAGAAGTGGAAGCTATCGATGACACATTCGCCATTCTCGAGAGCCTTGCGCCAAAACCATCGAATGGCAATAAAGAAAGACCGCCGAGGAAACGAAGCAGAACACCAGATGACCGCCGCGAGGACTCGAGACGAAAACGCAAGGACAGGTACAGGTCACGATCCAGATCCCGATCGAGGTCTCCACAACGAGGACGTCAGAGAAATGACCGCTAccgagacgacgacgattcGTATCGACGGCCACCTCCCCGCGATCTCGACGATACTCCACAGCTCAACAAGGTGTACGACGGTCATGTCACAGGTGTAAAGGACTTTGGCGCTTTTGTCAACATTCATGGTGTGAAGGGGAAGGTTGACGGCTTGGTGCACATCTCGGCGTTTGGTCAGCGAGTCAACCACCCAGAAGATGTCGTGACGCGAGGGCAAAATGTCAAGGTCAAAGTTGTCAAGATTGAGGGCAACAGGGTAGGCTTGTCAATGAAGGATATCGACCAGGAGACAGGCGTGGATATGGCACCCCAAATAAGGATGGGATCAGGTGCCAATATGATGGCTCTGGGTGGTGGACCAACAGGAGGAAACGACCCGACAGGTTCGTTCATGGCGACTGCTATTGCCcggcagcagaagaagagaatgACCTCGCCTGAAAGATGGGAGATTCGACAAATGATTGCTGCTGGAATCGCAAAGGCCTCAGACTACCCAGATTTGGAGGAAGAGTACAAGTCAACCCTTGACGGTACAGGGCAGATGGAGTTGGAAGAGGACGTCGACATCGAGATACGTGACGAAGAACCCCCATTTCTGGCCGGACAGACCAAACAGTCTCTCGAGCTATCACCCATCCGCGTTGTCAAGGCCCCAGATGGCTCCATGAATCGTGCCGCTATGGCCGGCACCAACCTTGCCAAGGAAAGAAAGGAGATGAAGCAGCAGGAAGCCGAAGAACAGCAGCAAAAGACAAAGGTCGATTTGTCCCAATGGCAGGATCCAATGGCTAATCCCGAGAACCGACAATTTGCTAGCGACTTGCGACGGCGTGCCCAGGCAACCCAAGTAGAGTCTGATTCTGTACCCGAATGGAAGAGGGCCGTGGTGCCCAAGGATCAGCCCACGGGCAAAAGGTCCGACATGACCATCAAGGAGCAGCGAGAGTCTTTGCCTGTCTTCGCTTTCAGGGAACAACTGATCAACGCTGTCAGAGAGAACCAAGTTCTGATTGTCGTTGGTGAGACTGGCTCCGGAAAAACCACTCAGCTTACCCAATACCTGGCCGAGGCCGGCTTTACCAGCAATGGCATTATTGGCTGCACGCAGCCTCGTCGTGTAGCTGCCGTTTCGGTTGCCAAGCGTGTCTctgaggaggttggctgTCGActgggtgaggaggtcgggTACACAATCAGATTCGAGGATGTAACCAGCCCGGCGACAAAGATCAAGTACATGACGGACGGCAT GTTGGAACGTGAGATTTTGATCGACCCTGAACTGCGGAGATACTCAGTCATCATGTTGGACGAAGCACACGAGCGTACTATTGCCACAGACGTTCTGTTTGCTTTGTTGAAGAAGACCATGAAGAGCCGGAAGGACCTCAAGGTCATCGTCACCAGTGCTACGTTGGATGCCGATAAATTCAGCGAATACTTCAATGCCTGTCCCATCTTTACCATTCCAGGACGAACCTTCCCTGTCGAGATTCTCTACTCTCGTGAACC GGAATCTGATTATCTCGATGCTGCGCTGACGACCGTCATGCAAATCCACTTGAGCGAACCCATGGGTGAtattcttcttttcttgacAGGTCAAGAAGAGATCGACACGTCCTGTGAGATTTTGTTTGAACGCATGAAAGCACTAGGACCGTCAGTGCCGGAACTCATCATTCTCCCTGTTTACTCTGCCCTTCCCAGCGAAATGCAGAGCAGGATTTTCGACCCTGCACCGCCTGGCAGCCGAAAGGTCGTCATTGCTACCAATATTGCCGAAACGTCGATTACGATTGATCATATTTACTATGTCATCGATCCTGGTTTCGTCAAACAAAACGCCTATGATCCCAAACTCGGCATGGACTCGCTCATTGTCACCCCTATCTCCCAAGCGCAGGCAAATCAGCGAGCAGGTCGCGCCGGCCGCACAGGACCCGGCAAGTGCTTCCGGCTGTACACCGAAGCAGCCTACCAGTCCGAGATGCTTCCGACGACTATTCCCGAAATCCAAAGACAAAACTTGTCCAACACTATCCTCATGCTCAAGGCCATGGGAATCAACGACCTTATCCGGTTTGACTTTATGGAT CCTCCACCCGTCAACACTATGCTTACAGCCTTGGAGGAGCTTTATGCCCTAGGAGCACTGGACGACGAAGGTCTGCTGACTCGCCTCGGGCGAAAAATGGCCGACTTCCCCATGGAGCCTTCTCTTTCCAAGGTCTTGATCTCCTCAGTCGATAAGGGTTGTTCGGATGAAGTTGTGAGCATTGTTGCCAtgctcaacctcaccaccatcttttACCGGCCAAAAGACAAGCAAAACCAAGCGGaccagaagaaggccaagttCCACGACCCACACGGCGACCATCTGACACTGTTGAACGTGTACAACTCGTGGAAGAATCACGGCTTCTCTCCAACCTGGTGTCACGAGAACTTCATTCAGGCCCGTTCGATGCGCCGTGCCAAGGATGTGCGGGATCAGATCGTCAAGATCATGAATCGTCATCGTCACCCCATCGTCAGCTGTGGACGCGAGACAGACAGGGTCCGCCAAGCTCTCTGCAGCGGTTTCTTCCGCAACACAGCCCGCAAGGACCCTCAGGAGGGATACAAGACATTGACAGAAGGCACACCCGTGTACCTGCACCCGAGCTCGGCGCTGTTCGGGAAGCAGGCGGAATGGGTGATTTACCACACGTTAGTGCTCACCACCAGGGAGTACATGCACTTCACCACGGCGATTGAGCCCAAGTGGCTTATTGACGCGGCGCCTACCTTCTTCAAGTTGGCACCAACAGACAAGCTGtcgaagaggaaggcggcAGAAAGGATACAGCCGCTCCATAACCGGTAtggcggggaggatgattgGCGTCTCAGCACTCAGAAGAGAGGAGgcaggggtggtggtggtggtggaacaTGGGGTTAG
- a CDS encoding hypothetical protein (EggNog:ENOG503NZSY; COG:S): MTLTQQQAIHLVQSVADDHGHLDEKTLATMNAGTRLKVERALLAKDQLIELYSKDVRFIFELLQNADDNHFNHAKSSGQEPYVAFLIYHDRIVIDCNEDGFTEENLRAICSVGKSSKHGAQGYIGEKGIGFKSVFKVAWKVHVQSGPFSFCFIHRPGDSGMGMISPEWHQSEDSTRPPTGITRMTFTLHNNLDQKLQAAQRQSIVNEFKDLQPAMLLFLKKLRRIEVHLFDVEGTKESHSAMSLSAPVDISNRAVLTTTKTTHNSEPKTFSHHYHVTKLWATGLARNENRKYSPAEESSKAYSRTKVVLAFPLTDQSVPIIEPQDIFAFLPIRKIGFNVSPPQLSRLPSR, from the exons ATGACCCTCACCCAGCAGCAAGCTATCCATTTGGTTCAGAGCGTTGCCGACGACCATGGCCATCTCGATGAGAAAACACTCGCTACAATGAACGCGGGCACCCGCTTGAAGGTTGAGAGAGCTTTGCTGGCAAAAGACCAACTTATTG AACTGTACTCCAAGGATGTTCGTTTCATCTTTGAACTGCTTCAGAACGCTGACGACAATCACTTCAACCATGCGAAATCCAGCGGGCAAGAACCGTATGTCGCTTTCCTTATTTATCACGATAGAATCGTCATCGACTGTAACGAAGATGGCTTCACCGAAGAAAACCTACGGGCCATCTGTAGTGTCGGTAAGAGCTCGAAGCATGGCGCTCAAGGATACATTGGTGAGAAGGGAATCGGATTCAAGTCCGTCTTCAAGGTTGCTTGGAAAGTTCATGTTCAGTCGGGacccttttccttttgtttTATCCACAGACCAGGTGACTCCGGTATGGGCATGATTTCACCGGAGTGGCATCAATCCGAGGACTCGACGAGGCCTCCTACCGGCATCACCAGAATGACCTTCACCCTGCACAACAACCTTGATCAGAAGCTACAGGCAGCCCAACGTCAAAGCATCGTGAACGAGTTCAAAGACCTCCAGCCAGCCATGCTGCTGTTCCTAAAGAAGTTGAGACGCATAGAAGTACATCTCTTCGATGTCGAGGGAACCAAGGAGAGTCATTCTGCAATGTCTCTGTCTGCGCCAGTCGATATATCGAATCGAGCCGTCCTCACAACCACAAAGACAACTCACAATTCTGAGCCCAAGACGTTCAGTCATCACTACCATGTCACAAAGCTATGGGCAACGGGCCTTGCCAGGAACGAGAACCGCAAATATTCACCAGCAGAGGAGTCCTCGAAAGCTTACTCTCGGACAAAAGTCGTCCTTGCGTTCCCTTTGACTGACCAGTCCGTACCCATCATCGAGCCTCAGGATATTTTTGCTTTTCTACCGATCCGCAAGATTGGGTTCAATGTCAGTCCCCCACAGCTGAGCAGGCTCCCAAGTCGATAA
- a CDS encoding hypothetical protein (EggNog:ENOG503NZSY; COG:S) — translation MLRFLYLKHPPDASLGVYDVIWVISSSYLILKPTENDVYFEDESDPYGPAALGLEVNFLHPHYLQEFPQTPEDATRAGEDAAKGWRNWLEQHIGIRTRLRLATKDVPTGKPALSEEILHVAEHQPTKFIGLLHYLWEYDGESLASNENLCRHLGSLEVLCERSSRESLKNTILPTPKLRELSQRYLEPSHGSRFLQLEISLPNTIGSWSFLAKFNIIMDDDLLFYLIILMSIASKAASLLMKPTRILRLYSAIQAKCLASNDISKALEDVRRVFADSPLMYIPSTPGEFGTSPQWVVATRSCLLDAPADMRHRLPLDALYSQAFSDDASKSLSTVLTFFRETVKVPSCDHMAFVLELQHLKVNNCMDMPLIRSHYKRLRKCISSKEDDIEEVRKWVADKALVFYQPCNDGEPTWYSPADCVWSTEAGLRGKANLREQYPDLKEFFVDLLGVDLLKINMIYELLLRLDTNSRVDYQEAKTQLLAFSSLLPMAPEELLETMKPKKLVRQNCLPVTCPDVGEKLVGAATEFMIIDRQGPMAEFRHQVRVLDFGMEEVHELQAFIEWADLTGRYLSKMVREVPCLGAGPKVPIGNPLFDIRKKAHEILRVAKFFRSPRYQEGNGCKLYAQLRGAQTWETDDISAQLVLEMDGESYVVPLEKSDMYIAEEGEEGETSPPSCLTIYIPHDEIDQDVCIQHKLPYMLMEWIMTDPGTGKTKPVDGRAVRVVTAVLNAKFASLPRILEREGVHDVDVPALVEDLDEDEDESVPEAEENAGVLEDDVQESLGDDEKGDVYEGDDVFDGVEGLSNIGPEEAAHVFEGDDVFDDVEYSDHDEIAQDDSAAHENGFADEDECADADQILDEVERELDGLSIEPRNPPRSVAVLSSSPSTPAGRGIIYTPLGTEPETPLRVPANPGNARWSPSGNFATPQTGYFHPSPNWRSGPRELNSTPSSSKQQYRELLSHMVSAGQQLRFPDFGNLDISPLRGQLPPTKDTANPLWMFSTWQQGAAGELFILELLKTLEPKLPGLCAEVNWTSKLRGHVTVHPTYANLVAWSGFNETSDLEYFDYTGAFTTLLTEKGYLPRSSNTSEQAGNPMQPKKYYIEVKCTSQGCDEPFYMSSDQYNKAICDQKGAMYIIFRVFNLYTDRIDVRLFVNPSALERQGLLRFSPERYSVRVTP, via the exons ATGCTCCGGTTTCTATATTTGAAACACCCTCCGGATGCATCTTTGGGCGTTTATGATGTGATCTGGGTGATATCTTCCAGTTACTTGATTCTTAAGCCGACGGAAAACGACGTTTACTTCGAAGACGAGTCAGATCCCTACGGCCCTGCAGCCCTTGGGCTCGAGGTCAACTTTCTTCACCCACATTACCTACAAGAATTCCCGCAAACACCCGAAGACGCCACTCGCGCTGGTGAAGATGCGGCCAAAGGCTGGAGGAATTGGTTGGAACAACACATTGGTATTCGAACACGGCTGAGATTAGCAACAAAAGACGTCCCAACTGGGAAACCAGCCTTGTCAGAGGAGATTTTACATGTTGCAGAGCACCAACCAACTAAATTCATCGGGTTACTTCACTATCTTTGGGAATACGATGGGGAAAGTCTAGCATCCAACGAAAACCTTTGTCGGCACCTGGGTAGCTTGGAGGTTCTCTGTGAAAGGAGTAGTCGAGAGTCTCTCAAAAACACTATTTTGCCCACCCCAAAGTTGAGGGAATTGTCTCAGCGATATTTGGAGCCATCCCATGGCTCCAGATTCTTGCAACTCGAGATTAGCCTGCCCAACACGATAGGCAGCTGGAGCTTCTTGGCCAAATTCAATATCATTATGGATGATGATCTGCTTTTCTACTTGATCATACTGATGAGTATAGCGTCGAAAGCAGCATCTCTATTGATGAAGCCTACTCGGATCCTGCGGCTATATTCGGCGATTCAAGCCAAGTGTCTGGCCAGCAATGATATTTCCAAGGCGCTTGAAGATGTGAG GCGCGTTTTCGCAGATTCTCCTCTCATGTATATTCCTTCTACTCCCGGAGAATTTGGCACCTCTCCGCAATGGGTGGTAGCGACGCGGAGCTGTCTGCTTGATGCGCCAGCCGACATGAGGCATAGGCTACCACTTGACGCATTGTATAGCCAGGCCTTTTCGGATGATGCCAGCAAGTCTTTGTCCACagttttgactttttttCGCGAAACTGTCAAAGTTCCATCCTGCGATCATATGGCTTTTGTCCTTGAGTTGCAACACTTGAAGGTTAACAACTGTATGGATATGCCACTCATTCGAAGCCACTACAAGAGGCTCCGAAAGTGTATTTCATCGAAAGAAGACGATATAGAGGAGGTCAGGAAGTGGGTTGCGGACAAAGCGCTGGTATTCTACCAGCCATGCAATGACGGCGAGCCCACGTGGTACAGCCCAGCTGACTGTGTCTGGTCGACCGAGGCGGGACTCCGCGGTAAGGCCAATCTGCGTGAGCAGTACCCTGACTTGAAAGAGTTCTTCGTGGACCTGCTTGGGGTTGACTTGCTCAAAATCAACATGATATACGAGTTGCTCCTGCGACTAGACACCAACAGTCGCGTCGATTATCAAGAAGCAAAGACGCAACTCCTTGCCTTCAGCAGCCTTCTCCCGATGGCACCAGAAGAATTGTTGGAGACCATGAAGCCGAAGAAGCTTGTGAGGCAAAACTGCTTGCCAGTTACTTGTCCGGATGTAGGAGAGAAGCTTGTCGGCGCCGCCACCGAGTTCATGATTATTGACCGCCAGGGGCCGATGGCAGAATTCCGGCACCAGGTGAGGGTGCTGGACTTTGGCATGGAGGAGGTGCATGAACTGCAGGCTTTTATCGAGTGGGCTGATCTTACGGGGCGGTACCTTTCGAAGATGGTACGAGAGGTGCCTTGTCTTGGGGCTGGGCCAAAGGTTCCCATCGGCAACCCTTTGTTCGATATCAGAAAGAAGGCACATGAGATTTTGAG GGTGGCCAAGTTCTTTCGCAGTCCACGGTATCAAGAGGGCAATGGGTGTAAGCTCTATGCGCAGCTGCGTGGGGCGCAGACCTGGGAGACAGACGACATTTCCGCACAGCTTGTCCTGGAAATGGACGGGGAAAGCTATGTTGTGCCGCTGGAAAAGAGCGATATGTACATCgccgaagaaggcgaggaaggggagacctctccaccatcctgCTTGACGATCTATATCCCGCATGACGAGATTGATCAGGATGTGTGCATCCAGCACAAATTGCCTTACATGTTGATGGAGTGGATTATGACGGATCCCGGGACGGGAAAGACGAAGCCGGTGGATGGGAGAGCGGTCAGGGTGGTTACGGCAGTTTTGAATGCCAAGTTTGCGTCGTTGCCGCGAATTCTGGAGCGTGAAGGAGttcatgatgttgatgttcCTGCTTTAGTAGAAGACCttgatgaagacgaggatgagagTGTCCCAGAGGCTGAGGAGAATGCTGGTGTCCTCGAAGACGATGTTCAGGAAAGccttggagatgatgagaaaGGCGATGTATACGAGGGAGATGACGTCTTTGATGGAGTCGAGGGGCTGTCTAATATTGGTCCGGAAGAGGCTGCCCACGTGTTTGAGGGAGACGACGTCTTTGATGATGTCGAATACTCTGATCATGACGAGATTGCTCAGGACGATTCTGCTGCACACGAAAACGGATTTGCCGATGAGGACGAGTGCGCTGATGCGGATCAGATCTTGGATGAAGTTGAGCGTGAACTTGATGGTTTGAGCATTGAACCACGCAACCCCCCCAGATCGGTCGCGGTAttgtcatcctcaccatcaacacctgCGGGTCGTGGCATAATCTACACGCCACTTGGAACGGAACCCGAAACACCTCTCAGAGTCCCTGCCAACCCCGGAAATGCGCGCTGGTCTCCGAGCGGGAATTTTGCGACTCCTCAGACAGGATACTTTCACCCATCCCCAAACTGGAGGTCAGGACCCCGGGAACTAAACTCTACTCCAAGCTCAAGCAAGCAGCAGTATCGGGAACTCTTGAGCCACATGGTATCAGCTGGCCAGCAGTTGCGATTCCCAGACTTCGGCAACCTCGACATATCACCTTTGAGAGGCcaactcccccccaccaaagaTACTGCAAACCCTCTCTGGATGTTCTCGACTTGGCAACAGGGTGCCGCCGGTGAGCTCTTT ATTCTTGAACTTCTCAAGACACTGGAGCCCAAACTGCCAGGTCTCTGCGCAGAGGTCAACTGGACGAGCAAGCTCCGAGGCCATGTCACTGTCCATCCAACCTATGCCAACCTAGTCGCTTGGTCAGGGTTTAATGAGACATCCGACCTTGAATATTTCGATTACACTGGCGCTTTCACGACTCTCCTGACCGAAAAGGGGTACCTTCCTCGATCGTCCAACACCAGCGAGCAAGCCGGGAACCCGATGCAGCCGAAGAAGTACTACATTGAAGTGAAGTGCACATCTCAGGGCTGTGACGAGCCATTTTACATGAGCTCTGACCAGTATAACAAG GCAATCTGCGACCAGAAAGGCGCTATGTACATTATCTTTCGAGTGTTCAACCTCTACACTGACAGGATTGATGTCAGGCTGTTTGTGAATCCTTCTGCGCTTGAGAGgcaggggttgttgaggttctCGCCGGAGAGGTATAGTGTTAGGGTGACGCCATAG